In Verrucomicrobiota bacterium, the genomic window CTGGTCGCAAGAGGGGGCGGTGCAGGTGCAGGGGCTGAAGGAGGAAGTGACGGGGATCTGGGTGCGCTGGCCCGGCGGCAAGATCGTGAACGCAGAGGTTCCGAAAGGCGCCAAGGAGCTTGAGATCGATGCGGAAGGCAAGGCGCGCTTGATGCGTTGATGCCACTCAACTAATCCACACGGATCCAGCGAACGGGAGCCAGACGATTCGCTCAGAGACAAATCCACGTGCCGGATTGTCTGCAGACGCTTGGAGATTCATTTGCAGCCTTCCGCGTTCGGCGATTAATCTCCGCCCATGCATCGGGGCACGGATACCGAAGTCACTTACCGATACGAGCGTTGGCGGGCCGTTTCGAGCGGCATCCTGGAAACGGCAGGAACGACCTTCCTGCTGCTCATTGCCGTGCGCGCATTCAACACCGGAGCGACCGCGAAGGCCCTGGTCGCGGGCGGCGGAAGTCTCGGATTGGTGCTCACGCCAGTCGTCGTTTCGAGCGTCGCCGCGCTGGGCTGGACGACGGCGCGCGCGGCGTCGTGGCTGGCCGCCGCCGGCGCCACGTGCTTTCTGTTTATGGCGCTGGTTCCGATCTTGCCGGTCTTCGTTGTGGGCAGCGTTCTGGCGATGACGGCTTCCTCGGCGGCTGTTCCGCTTCTGACGCAGATTTACCAGGAGAATTATCCGGAGAAGACCCGCGGCCATCTGTTTTCGAGAACGGTCATGGTGCGAATTGCGACGGCGGCTTTGTTCAGCGAAGTCGCCGGACGCGTGCTGTCGGAGCACATCGACTATTTTCGCGGTTTGCTGGTCTTCTTTGCCGCGACGTTCGCGTTCGCGAGCTTTTGTCTGGCGCGGTACCCCTCGAGAATTCTTACGGTGCAAGGCGGGACCCATCCGCTCCGCGCCATGCGTTTTGCCCGCCAAGATCCTCTCTTTCGAAGAACGCTGATAAGCTGGATGCTGATGGGCTTCGCGAATCTCATGATGCTCCCGATGCGCGTCGAGTATCTGGCGAACCCGCAATACGGATTGGCCTTGTCCGTCGCCGAAGTCGCGTTCCTCACGGGCGTGATCCCGAACGCCGCGCGGTTGGTCATGAGCCCGATCTGGGGGTGGCTTTTTGACCGGACGAACTTCTTCACCTTGCGCGTTGTCCTGAATATCGGGTTTGCCATCGGGATCCTGAGCTTCTTTTTGAGTTCGAGCGTGACGGGATTGATTCTGGGCGCGGTCGTGTTTGGCATCTCGAACGCGGGCGGCGACGTGGCCTGGAGCCTTTGGGTCACGAAATTCGCGCCGCCCGAGCACGTCGCGGATTACATGTCGGTGCACACGTGCCTCACCGGAGTTCGAGGCATGCTGGCGCCGCTGGTCGCGTTTCATTTGGTGCGGGAAGTCTCGGTGGAAATGCTGGGCGGCATTGCGGCTGGATTGATCGGGATCTCATGTCTCCTGCTCGTCCCGGAAATCAAGGTGGGCGGCACGGGCCGGCCTGCCAAGGCGCTGGTTGAAGAGGTGTCGGATTGATGCAAAGGACCTTGCCATGTTGAAAGTCGAAGACGCACAAAAGCAAATTCTCTCCGGAATCACGCCTTTGCCCAAAGAGACCGTGCCGTTGCGCGAGGCCTTGGGCAGGATTCTCGCCGCTCCGGTGTTTTCCCCAATTGATCTGCCTCTCTTCGACAACTCCGCGATGGACGGGTACGCCGTCGTGGCTCAAGACCTCCGCAACGCGTGCGGTTCGGGCCCGGTGGGCCTTCGCTTGATTGGCCGCATTGCCGCGGGCGAAGTTTTCAGGGAGCGCGTTTTGCCGGGAACTTGTGTCCGGCTCTTTACCGGCTCCCCGTTGTCCGAAGGCGCAGATGCGGTGATCATGCAAGAAGACACACGGCCGGATCCGG contains:
- a CDS encoding MFS transporter, with translation MHRGTDTEVTYRYERWRAVSSGILETAGTTFLLLIAVRAFNTGATAKALVAGGGSLGLVLTPVVVSSVAALGWTTARAASWLAAAGATCFLFMALVPILPVFVVGSVLAMTASSAAVPLLTQIYQENYPEKTRGHLFSRTVMVRIATAALFSEVAGRVLSEHIDYFRGLLVFFAATFAFASFCLARYPSRILTVQGGTHPLRAMRFARQDPLFRRTLISWMLMGFANLMMLPMRVEYLANPQYGLALSVAEVAFLTGVIPNAARLVMSPIWGWLFDRTNFFTLRVVLNIGFAIGILSFFLSSSVTGLILGAVVFGISNAGGDVAWSLWVTKFAPPEHVADYMSVHTCLTGVRGMLAPLVAFHLVREVSVEMLGGIAAGLIGISCLLLVPEIKVGGTGRPAKALVEEVSD